One stretch of Cohnella algarum DNA includes these proteins:
- a CDS encoding major capsid protein, with the protein MPNIFDLINARAIASYVTTNPSNQIPYLGATLFPARKKLGLDLAWIKGSRGLPVALRPSAFDAKATLRDRIGISKIETEMPFFREAMRIGEKDRQDLLRLMESSNDQYVMPLITQIFDDAANLVNGAQVIPERMIMQLLSTGKIEITDNRQDYDYDYHFAQSHMETLTGTAVWTDPDSTPIEDIQRWKRIINGDTGATLARAICTEKTWGYLMQHPSIRLDMNPIGGQNIIMTDALLHEYLRNKLQISVAVYNKMYALQDGSTHQFFPDDFFTLIPAGNLGNTWYGTTPEEADLMAGATAAEVQIVNTGVAITTIKEPHPVNVETIVSEIVLPSFETMDTVFIAKVA; encoded by the coding sequence ATGCCTAATATTTTTGACCTGATCAACGCCCGGGCAATCGCCTCGTATGTGACCACCAACCCGAGCAACCAAATCCCGTACCTGGGCGCGACGCTGTTCCCGGCGCGCAAGAAGCTGGGCCTTGACCTGGCTTGGATCAAAGGCTCCCGCGGGCTGCCGGTAGCGCTCCGGCCGTCGGCATTCGACGCCAAAGCGACGCTGCGGGACCGCATCGGGATCTCGAAGATTGAGACGGAGATGCCGTTCTTCCGCGAAGCGATGCGTATTGGGGAAAAGGATCGACAAGACCTGCTGCGTCTTATGGAGAGCAGCAACGACCAGTATGTCATGCCGCTGATCACGCAAATCTTCGATGATGCGGCAAACCTCGTCAACGGCGCGCAGGTCATCCCGGAGCGGATGATCATGCAGCTGCTCTCGACCGGGAAAATCGAAATCACGGACAACCGGCAGGATTATGACTATGACTACCACTTCGCGCAGTCGCACATGGAGACGCTGACGGGTACCGCTGTATGGACGGATCCGGACAGCACGCCGATCGAGGATATCCAGCGCTGGAAACGGATTATTAACGGGGACACGGGGGCAACGCTGGCCCGGGCGATCTGCACGGAAAAGACGTGGGGCTATCTGATGCAGCATCCGTCGATCCGTCTCGACATGAATCCGATCGGCGGCCAAAACATCATCATGACCGATGCGCTGCTGCACGAGTACCTGCGGAACAAGCTTCAAATTTCGGTTGCGGTGTACAACAAAATGTACGCCCTGCAGGACGGTAGCACGCATCAATTCTTCCCGGATGACTTCTTCACCCTCATTCCGGCCGGCAACCTGGGCAATACGTGGTACGGCACGACGCCGGAAGAAGCTGACCTGATGGCCGGCGCGACGGCGGCCGAGGTGCAGATCGTCAATACGGGCGTTGCGATCACGACGATCAAGGAGCCTCATCCGGTCAATGTGGAAACGATCGTTTCCGAAATCGTGCTTCCGTCGTTCGAAACGATGGACACGGTATTTATCGCCAAAGTGGCATAA
- a CDS encoding phage tail assembly chaperone: MSSSLQDFLNANPVDNLTEEVVVSPRFKDQDGNPLKFRIKAMTNKVFDDLRKRHTRVKGRKSEFDAGAFNLSVVIGHTLEPSFKDAASLQKLGCDTPEEYVERVLLAGEVTTLVNEIQKLSGFDIDMADLVEEAKN, from the coding sequence ATGTCCAGCTCTCTTCAGGATTTCCTTAACGCCAACCCGGTCGACAACCTGACGGAGGAAGTCGTCGTCTCCCCGCGCTTCAAGGACCAGGACGGTAACCCTTTGAAATTCCGGATCAAGGCCATGACGAATAAGGTGTTCGACGATCTTCGCAAGCGCCATACGCGAGTCAAAGGGCGCAAATCGGAGTTCGACGCGGGTGCCTTTAACCTTTCCGTCGTGATTGGCCACACGTTGGAGCCGTCGTTCAAAGACGCGGCGAGCCTGCAAAAGTTGGGGTGCGATACGCCGGAGGAATACGTCGAGCGCGTTCTTCTCGCCGGCGAGGTTACGACGCTTGTCAACGAAATTCAAAAGCTCAGCGGCTTCGACATCGACATGGCTGACCTGGTCGAAGAAGCAAAAAACTGA
- a CDS encoding phage tail sheath subtilisin-like domain-containing protein — MSGGTWTAQNKVRTGVYINFKSRPQPLGSLGERGIVAFPAPLPWGDPAKVIVIEASEYMDKSLELIGFRATDARIRHVSAAVSHARTVLLFRLGGTGAAKATASVDTLTATAKWGGTRGNDLQVAVQVNIDDSSKYDVVTYLEGEEVDRQTVAEIEELQPSAFIDWSGSGAPAVTAGVPLTGGTEGTASGADFSAALSAFEAYQFNVLGVPLTDATSKQLAAAYVRRQREEEGKKVQAVLVDYPTADYEGVISLRNGIVTTDGLNVPPEFILWEIAAMEAAADVNQSLTYTAIPNAVDAFPRLTNSETIAALQNGELVITAVNGTAVIEQDINTLTSFTPDRGRPFSKNRVVRVLDSIANDVKRIFETFYVGKVGNDDDGRALLEAEIVNYLLALQGAGAIQNFDSQSDISVAQGIDADAVVIELSIQPVDSIEKIYMTVEIV; from the coding sequence GTGAGTGGAGGAACATGGACGGCGCAAAATAAAGTGCGCACGGGCGTTTACATCAATTTCAAGAGCCGACCGCAGCCGCTCGGATCGCTGGGCGAGCGCGGCATCGTCGCATTCCCGGCCCCGCTGCCGTGGGGCGACCCCGCCAAGGTGATCGTGATCGAGGCGTCCGAATACATGGACAAGTCGCTCGAGCTGATCGGCTTCCGGGCGACCGATGCGAGGATCCGGCACGTTTCGGCGGCCGTGAGCCATGCCCGCACGGTGCTGTTGTTCCGGCTTGGCGGGACCGGGGCCGCCAAAGCGACCGCGTCGGTGGATACGCTGACCGCGACGGCCAAATGGGGCGGGACGCGTGGGAACGATCTGCAGGTTGCGGTGCAGGTCAATATTGACGATTCCAGCAAGTATGATGTCGTGACATACCTAGAAGGCGAGGAGGTCGATCGGCAGACGGTCGCCGAGATTGAAGAGCTTCAGCCTTCGGCGTTTATCGATTGGTCCGGCAGCGGCGCCCCTGCGGTCACGGCCGGCGTACCGCTCACGGGCGGAACCGAGGGAACGGCCAGCGGCGCCGACTTTTCCGCCGCTCTCAGCGCGTTTGAGGCGTACCAGTTTAACGTGCTGGGCGTCCCGCTTACGGATGCCACGAGCAAGCAGCTCGCCGCGGCGTACGTGCGCCGGCAGCGTGAAGAAGAAGGGAAGAAGGTTCAAGCGGTCCTGGTCGATTACCCGACGGCCGATTATGAGGGCGTCATCAGCCTGCGTAACGGGATCGTCACGACGGACGGACTTAACGTTCCTCCCGAGTTTATCCTCTGGGAGATCGCGGCGATGGAGGCGGCCGCAGACGTCAACCAATCGCTGACGTATACGGCCATTCCCAACGCGGTCGATGCGTTCCCGCGCCTCACCAACAGCGAGACGATCGCCGCGCTCCAAAACGGCGAGCTGGTGATTACGGCCGTCAACGGTACTGCGGTGATCGAGCAGGACATCAATACGCTGACCAGCTTCACACCGGACCGAGGCCGACCGTTCAGCAAAAACCGCGTCGTTCGCGTGCTTGACAGCATTGCCAACGACGTCAAGCGCATCTTCGAGACGTTTTACGTCGGCAAGGTCGGCAACGACGATGACGGACGCGCGCTGCTCGAGGCGGAGATCGTCAACTACTTGCTGGCTCTGCAGGGGGCCGGCGCGATCCAAAACTTCGACAGCCAGAGCGACATCTCCGTCGCCCAGGGGATCGACGCCGATGCCGTCGTTATCGAGCTGTCGATCCAGCCGGTCGACAGCATCGAGAAAATTTACATGACCGTCGAGATCGTGTAA
- a CDS encoding minor capsid protein produces the protein MRSEAYWAKRMDDLNEAMLAKGEEYIRTQNEEYEKALAKIQKQTETWYARLAKNNNVSMAEARKLLKANELREFKWTVEEYIKAGRENAVDQRWMKELENASAKVHITRLEELQTHLRNEIEQLAAKRQKGTTATLGDIYKDSYYRSIYELQKGAGVGSSFAALDDRQIDKVLAKPWAPDGSNFSARIWADRTKLVAELQKILTQDLIRGEPSDRVISDFADRMGVHRRDAERLIRTESAYFSGQSRLDAYKELGVERYKFVATLDKRTSDQCRRMDGEVIPVSEAQAGVNYPPLHVYCRSTTIPYYEDAAPGERAARDGGGKTYMVPGNMTYAEWERKHAPRNASDAPDPETPKPVTPPQVRQAEPFSPAKTLDEAEEYAKRELGFEEVNYTGMHLDSANDINRAIGIALTEFPGLKGFTKKLSVSNTEEFVAQAGLYAVGNTVESRLEVSVYYYNPADIGDIIKASVDSQHWPPGSNPLSVIIHEFGHLAEYAHALQLLGVWPGTDMDADEIRIAFTRINRNVLSLEIVAEALQALGLPNTEEIIRQYLSGYATVMAAETLAEAVAEAVGTDNPRALAREILRILKRKFQEVRL, from the coding sequence ATGAGGTCGGAAGCATACTGGGCAAAGCGGATGGACGATCTCAACGAGGCGATGCTGGCCAAGGGCGAGGAGTACATCCGGACGCAGAACGAGGAGTACGAAAAGGCCCTCGCGAAGATCCAGAAGCAGACCGAGACCTGGTACGCACGGCTCGCCAAGAACAACAACGTCAGCATGGCCGAGGCCCGCAAGCTCCTCAAGGCCAACGAGCTCCGTGAATTTAAATGGACCGTCGAGGAGTACATCAAGGCCGGTCGCGAGAACGCGGTCGACCAGCGGTGGATGAAAGAGCTTGAGAACGCCAGCGCCAAAGTGCACATCACCCGGCTGGAGGAGTTGCAGACTCATCTCCGGAACGAGATCGAGCAATTGGCGGCCAAGCGGCAGAAGGGCACGACGGCCACCTTGGGTGACATCTACAAGGACAGCTATTACCGGTCCATATATGAGCTGCAGAAGGGTGCTGGCGTTGGCTCCTCGTTTGCAGCGCTGGATGACCGCCAGATCGACAAGGTGCTCGCCAAGCCGTGGGCACCGGACGGTAGCAACTTCTCGGCCCGGATCTGGGCGGACCGGACGAAACTGGTCGCCGAGCTGCAGAAGATCCTGACGCAGGACCTGATCCGCGGCGAGCCGTCGGACCGGGTGATTTCCGATTTTGCCGATCGCATGGGCGTGCACCGGCGCGATGCCGAGCGTCTCATCCGTACGGAGTCCGCTTATTTTTCCGGGCAATCTCGGCTCGACGCGTACAAGGAGTTGGGCGTCGAACGATACAAATTCGTCGCGACGCTCGACAAACGCACCTCGGATCAATGCCGCCGGATGGACGGCGAGGTCATTCCGGTCAGCGAAGCGCAGGCGGGGGTCAATTACCCGCCGCTGCATGTGTACTGCCGCTCGACGACAATCCCGTATTACGAGGACGCGGCACCCGGCGAGCGCGCGGCGCGGGACGGCGGCGGCAAGACATACATGGTGCCCGGCAATATGACGTACGCGGAGTGGGAGCGGAAGCACGCGCCGCGGAACGCAAGCGATGCGCCGGATCCGGAAACGCCGAAGCCGGTCACTCCGCCGCAGGTACGCCAGGCCGAACCGTTCTCCCCAGCCAAAACGCTCGATGAGGCTGAGGAGTACGCCAAACGGGAGTTGGGTTTCGAAGAAGTCAACTATACGGGGATGCACTTGGATAGCGCGAATGACATTAACAGAGCCATCGGTATCGCGCTTACTGAGTTTCCTGGACTCAAAGGTTTCACGAAAAAATTATCTGTGTCAAATACAGAAGAATTTGTGGCGCAGGCAGGTTTGTATGCCGTTGGAAACACCGTGGAGTCCAGGTTGGAAGTGTCCGTGTATTACTACAATCCGGCTGATATCGGTGATATAATCAAGGCATCCGTTGATTCACAGCATTGGCCGCCCGGATCTAATCCTCTTTCAGTGATCATCCATGAGTTCGGCCATTTAGCCGAATATGCGCACGCCTTGCAGCTGTTAGGGGTGTGGCCAGGCACCGATATGGATGCAGACGAGATACGGATCGCATTTACCCGGATTAACCGTAACGTTCTTTCGCTCGAAATTGTCGCGGAGGCCCTGCAGGCCCTTGGTCTTCCAAACACAGAAGAGATCATCCGGCAGTATCTCAGCGGCTACGCGACGGTAATGGCAGCGGAAACGTTGGCCGAGGCAGTCGCAGAAGCAGTCGGGACCGACAATCCCCGGGCGCTGGCTCGGGAAATCTTACGTATTCTGAAGCGTAAATTTCAGGAGGTGAGGCTGTGA
- a CDS encoding phage scaffolding protein → MDWLKELLKKLGVAESEVDKIDTEVAKELPKHFVPKTQYNDVVDARKKAEKEVSDRDKQLEDLKKSSGDAESLKQQIEKLQGENKTAKEKYEAEVKDLRLNTALKLALAGKAHDPDIVAGLIDKTKIELDDAGNVKAGLDDQLKGLQKDKAFLFVPEGNDKGSSFQFRGAKPPEGGNPSGGGGGKDDAAEFGKRIADFAKQNAATADAQKSYFGG, encoded by the coding sequence ATGGATTGGCTGAAGGAGCTTTTGAAAAAGCTGGGCGTCGCGGAATCTGAGGTGGACAAGATCGACACCGAAGTGGCCAAGGAGCTGCCGAAGCACTTTGTGCCCAAGACGCAGTACAACGATGTCGTCGATGCCCGCAAGAAAGCTGAGAAAGAAGTGTCCGACCGGGACAAACAGCTCGAGGATCTGAAGAAGTCCAGCGGCGACGCCGAGTCGCTGAAGCAGCAGATCGAAAAGCTGCAGGGTGAGAACAAGACGGCGAAGGAGAAATACGAGGCCGAAGTCAAGGACCTGCGCCTGAACACCGCGCTCAAGCTGGCGCTCGCCGGCAAAGCGCACGATCCGGATATCGTTGCCGGCTTGATCGACAAAACGAAAATCGAGCTGGACGACGCCGGCAATGTGAAGGCGGGGCTTGACGATCAACTGAAGGGCTTGCAGAAGGACAAGGCTTTTTTGTTTGTCCCGGAAGGCAACGACAAAGGCAGCTCGTTCCAATTCCGCGGGGCGAAGCCTCCGGAAGGCGGCAACCCCAGCGGCGGCGGTGGCGGGAAAGACGATGCTGCTGAGTTTGGCAAGCGGATCGCCGATTTTGCCAAACAAAACGCGGCCACCGCTGATGCGCAAAAATCTTATTTTGGAGGCTGA
- a CDS encoding tape measure protein — protein MPTISTTLRMMDSMSGTIDRINERMDRLIASAERVNRVMGGTGARGPSVPAAPVPDPSNQVIDIGATSSVDQVNPQNRVLTSWGDLARMIDLTTNRVDKFTSSIARLNQTMRNRTPSTTAHGATGTGGSSTALTVPANTVHNQQRMLQLNQQVVRVTQVINNNYVQINQTLNQTNHHLSQAANQQSRINQNVRSGRSALSGWVETLGSIYFAFELIGMAVRGFQAATQVSDDFINSLARIELINDGLQTTKELQQDIFEAADRARGSYSDMAGVIGRMGTLARDAFRSNEELVAFAELMQKSFRVSGASTMEQQAGMYQLSQAMAAGRLQGDEFRSIMENAPMLAQAIADFTGKSMGDLKEMSAEGTITADIIKGAMFSAADDINAKLETMPKTFGDVANEIGNSALQEFGPVIERINSMLNSPTGQQFVAGIKSAFGTAADAANWLLTAASNVYGFMSTNWPTIEPILWGITAAMLAWLIMTQRQAIMQGVLAVQSGITTAATFAQTAAVFGLRTAWLGLNAAQRANVMVFLITVIAGLIVWLIKLWQTNDQFAAGLMRVWNTILNFFDQVPIFFQIVGNGIINAFLWAKAESLQIMEDLVNGVIDGINWLIEKLNTIPGVELKAVESLGFAAKAAAEAEAIKQAGEEKVAEMRASAAQKAAERELKVQDMLDNRAAKRAREEAEKAAREAAEEDSKYDFDKFAKNVGSIDSVGKVGEVGKIKDTVDISSEDLKVMRDLAEMQAIQNFVTLTPTLEVTTGPITQDVDVDDMIAQLERRMSQEIESTARTVYGL, from the coding sequence ATGCCGACCATATCCACCACGTTGCGGATGATGGATTCCATGTCGGGAACGATAGACCGCATCAACGAACGCATGGATAGGCTGATCGCCTCCGCGGAGCGCGTTAACCGCGTGATGGGGGGCACGGGCGCAAGAGGACCATCCGTTCCCGCGGCTCCGGTACCTGACCCGAGCAATCAGGTGATTGATATTGGAGCAACAAGCAGCGTCGATCAGGTCAATCCGCAGAACCGAGTGCTGACCTCGTGGGGCGATTTGGCGAGGATGATTGATTTGACAACGAATCGCGTGGATAAATTTACATCATCCATCGCTCGTCTCAATCAAACGATGCGGAATCGTACACCGAGCACAACGGCACACGGAGCGACCGGTACAGGGGGAAGCAGCACGGCGTTAACCGTACCTGCGAACACTGTCCATAACCAGCAGAGGATGTTGCAGCTCAATCAGCAGGTTGTCCGCGTCACGCAGGTCATCAACAACAATTACGTGCAGATCAATCAGACCCTCAACCAGACCAATCATCACCTTAGCCAGGCGGCCAACCAGCAGAGCCGCATCAACCAGAATGTACGCTCCGGAAGAAGTGCGCTGAGCGGCTGGGTCGAAACGCTCGGATCGATCTATTTTGCCTTCGAACTGATCGGCATGGCGGTACGCGGATTCCAAGCCGCGACGCAGGTCAGCGACGATTTTATCAACTCGCTCGCCCGGATCGAGCTCATCAACGACGGGTTGCAGACCACCAAGGAGCTGCAGCAAGACATCTTCGAGGCTGCCGACCGTGCCCGCGGAAGCTACAGCGACATGGCGGGCGTAATCGGACGGATGGGGACACTCGCCCGGGATGCTTTTCGAAGCAACGAGGAGCTCGTCGCGTTTGCGGAGCTCATGCAAAAATCATTCCGGGTCAGCGGGGCGTCCACGATGGAGCAGCAGGCCGGCATGTACCAGCTCTCGCAAGCGATGGCCGCGGGCCGGTTGCAGGGCGACGAGTTTCGATCGATCATGGAAAACGCCCCCATGCTCGCCCAGGCGATTGCTGATTTTACGGGCAAGTCGATGGGGGATCTCAAGGAGATGTCGGCGGAAGGGACGATCACGGCTGACATCATCAAAGGGGCCATGTTTTCGGCGGCTGACGACATCAACGCAAAGCTGGAAACGATGCCGAAGACCTTCGGGGATGTCGCCAATGAAATCGGTAATTCCGCCTTGCAGGAATTCGGCCCGGTCATCGAGCGGATTAATAGCATGCTCAATAGCCCAACTGGCCAGCAGTTTGTGGCCGGGATTAAATCGGCGTTCGGCACGGCAGCGGACGCGGCGAACTGGCTCCTGACTGCGGCGTCCAACGTTTACGGTTTTATGTCGACCAACTGGCCGACGATTGAGCCTATTTTGTGGGGGATCACCGCGGCGATGTTGGCCTGGTTGATTATGACGCAGCGTCAAGCGATCATGCAGGGCGTGCTGGCCGTGCAATCCGGCATCACGACCGCGGCTACCTTTGCACAGACGGCCGCCGTGTTTGGCCTGCGTACTGCGTGGCTGGGGCTTAACGCAGCTCAGCGTGCCAACGTGATGGTGTTTTTGATCACGGTCATCGCGGGGCTCATCGTTTGGCTCATCAAGTTGTGGCAGACCAACGATCAATTCGCGGCCGGGCTCATGAGGGTCTGGAATACGATTCTCAATTTCTTTGACCAGGTTCCGATCTTTTTTCAAATCGTCGGCAACGGAATCATTAATGCTTTTCTATGGGCAAAAGCAGAGTCGTTGCAGATTATGGAGGATCTCGTCAACGGGGTCATCGACGGCATTAACTGGCTGATTGAGAAGCTTAACACGATTCCGGGCGTCGAATTAAAGGCCGTCGAATCGTTAGGATTCGCGGCGAAGGCAGCAGCTGAGGCTGAAGCCATTAAGCAGGCCGGCGAAGAGAAGGTTGCCGAAATGCGCGCGAGCGCGGCCCAAAAAGCCGCCGAACGGGAATTGAAGGTACAGGACATGCTGGACAACCGCGCAGCTAAACGTGCAAGGGAAGAGGCGGAGAAGGCCGCAAGAGAAGCCGCGGAAGAGGATTCGAAATACGATTTCGACAAATTCGCCAAAAACGTGGGATCGATTGATTCGGTCGGCAAA
- a CDS encoding ABC transporter ATP-binding protein, with translation MINIRRHRREIERFYTDRMTLYRYEPVKDPVTKSTMQIPQIILADQPCRISQTGLGKNGQTEAQNDIQYETKLFVAPEVEIRQGDLLEVTREAVTRRYEAGEPFPYSTHQEVSLQRKEWA, from the coding sequence ATGATCAACATCAGGCGGCACCGCCGGGAAATCGAACGGTTTTACACGGATCGGATGACGCTTTATCGGTACGAGCCCGTCAAGGACCCGGTGACCAAATCGACGATGCAGATCCCCCAAATCATCTTAGCAGATCAGCCTTGCCGGATCTCGCAGACCGGTCTCGGCAAAAACGGCCAGACCGAGGCGCAGAACGACATCCAGTACGAAACCAAGTTATTCGTGGCGCCGGAGGTGGAGATCCGGCAGGGTGACCTCTTGGAAGTGACGCGGGAAGCCGTGACGCGCCGGTACGAAGCCGGTGAACCCTTTCCGTACTCGACTCATCAGGAGGTCAGCCTGCAGCGCAAGGAGTGGGCCTGA
- a CDS encoding phage tail tube protein, with protein MAFFRESDAISGKHAKAYATIDGQVEELFYARSLEATIEKNKVDVPILGKTNTPQRSAGWSGSGTLTVYYVTSKFRQLMRQYIQTGQDFWFDLMVTNEQPGSSTGKQTVFLKNCNLDSVIAARFDATSDDMLEEEMPFTFSDYDIKDQFNTITGA; from the coding sequence ATGGCTTTTTTCCGGGAAAGCGACGCAATCAGCGGCAAGCACGCCAAAGCCTATGCCACGATCGACGGCCAAGTCGAGGAGCTGTTTTACGCTCGATCGCTCGAAGCAACGATCGAGAAAAACAAAGTCGACGTACCGATCCTCGGCAAAACCAACACGCCGCAGCGCTCGGCCGGATGGTCGGGCAGCGGCACGCTGACGGTCTATTACGTCACATCGAAATTCCGGCAGCTCATGCGCCAGTACATTCAGACTGGGCAGGATTTTTGGTTTGATCTGATGGTCACCAACGAGCAGCCCGGCAGCTCGACGGGCAAGCAGACCGTTTTCCTCAAAAACTGCAACCTCGACAGCGTCATCGCGGCGCGGTTCGATGCAACGTCGGACGACATGCTAGAGGAAGAAATGCCGTTTACATTCAGCGATTACGACATTAAAGATCAGTTCAATACCATTACGGGCGCTTAA
- a CDS encoding HK97 gp10 family phage protein: protein MPRWGRFEFDELRKLGSNLKELERALPGFIEECVREIAGRLLAKVVPRTPVDTGELRRRWTIGQIRKTPDGYEVEVINPVEYSLYREYGHRTANHMGWVEGSFMLTISNQELERELPALMEKRLEKFLKKFLG from the coding sequence ATGCCCAGATGGGGGCGATTTGAATTCGACGAGCTGCGAAAACTCGGGTCCAATCTGAAAGAGTTGGAGCGTGCGCTGCCGGGCTTTATCGAAGAGTGCGTGCGGGAGATCGCGGGCCGTCTGCTCGCCAAAGTCGTGCCGCGGACTCCGGTCGATACCGGGGAGCTGCGGCGGAGATGGACGATCGGGCAAATCCGGAAGACTCCCGACGGCTATGAGGTCGAGGTCATCAATCCGGTCGAGTATTCGCTTTACCGGGAATACGGGCACCGGACGGCCAATCATATGGGATGGGTCGAAGGCAGTTTTATGCTGACGATCTCCAATCAGGAGCTTGAGCGGGAACTGCCGGCCCTGATGGAAAAAAGGCTCGAAAAGTTTTTGAAGAAATTTCTGGGGTGA
- a CDS encoding phage tail terminator family protein, producing MQVTINDVIYAVNAALDTAFPDIPIANEEIKQNLDPPRFFVRLLEPAHTQELGRRYRRDMPFVVRYFSPERANEDMYDKAERLTSALEWITIGGRPWPARGMHFEIVDEVLHFFFSLSFIVWIREPEAPKMQELIQEVYVFELEED from the coding sequence ATGCAGGTGACGATCAACGATGTGATTTACGCCGTCAACGCCGCCCTTGACACCGCGTTCCCGGACATCCCGATTGCAAACGAGGAGATCAAGCAAAACCTTGATCCGCCTCGTTTTTTTGTGCGCTTGTTGGAGCCTGCCCATACACAGGAGCTGGGGCGCCGGTACCGCCGCGACATGCCGTTCGTGGTCCGGTACTTCTCGCCGGAGCGCGCCAACGAGGACATGTACGACAAGGCCGAGCGGCTCACGTCAGCCCTCGAGTGGATCACAATCGGCGGGCGCCCGTGGCCGGCGCGGGGCATGCACTTTGAAATCGTGGATGAGGTGCTTCATTTCTTCTTTTCTCTTTCATTCATCGTTTGGATAAGGGAACCGGAAGCTCCGAAGATGCAGGAATTGATACAGGAGGTGTACGTCTTTGAGCTCGAGGAAGACTGA
- a CDS encoding DNA-packaging protein has protein sequence MIDAADVWPIVKIRLGAISDEKKNLVGTYIMEIGERIKHWCNISTIPDGLLYVWASMTVDAVRVDQPNDEEIAGSVGGGGVNVKIGDTSVSGGGGSGGGLSNTAKKAIDDVVFNYRFDLHRYRRMRWSR, from the coding sequence ATGATCGACGCTGCGGACGTATGGCCGATCGTTAAGATCCGGCTTGGGGCAATCTCCGATGAGAAGAAAAACCTTGTCGGCACGTACATCATGGAGATCGGGGAGCGGATCAAGCACTGGTGCAACATCTCCACCATCCCCGATGGACTCCTTTATGTCTGGGCCTCGATGACGGTCGATGCGGTTCGAGTGGATCAGCCGAATGACGAGGAGATCGCCGGCTCGGTCGGCGGGGGCGGCGTGAACGTCAAGATCGGCGACACTTCCGTCTCCGGCGGGGGCGGATCCGGTGGCGGCCTGTCCAACACGGCGAAAAAGGCGATCGATGATGTCGTGTTCAACTATCGGTTCGACCTGCATCGGTACCGCCGAATGAGGTGGAGCCGATGA